The Clostridium beijerinckii genomic sequence ATCCCCATTCACTTCGTTTATGATTTTTAATAAAATTTTTAAATTTGTTATATTCTCCGTTCTTCATTGTAATCTTCATTATACAATCAATTGATAATCCCAGCTTTTTCTTATTTATTCTAATTGTATAGCCTTCTATAATACCACTATCTTCAAGCTTGTTCACTCTCTCTGTAACGGAAGGAGGTGATAAATTTATGCGTTTAGATAATTCCCTTATTGACAACCTACTATTTTTTTGCAACTCTGATAATATTGCTATATCTATTTCATCAAATTTCATCTGTAACACTCCTAGTATGTTTTTTATTTCAAATATAATTTTATCATTAGTATTATATGTCATTTGGAATGCAAATAAAACTATAACTCCTATATAATATTAATTGTTAATATTATATAAAAGGAGATTTATTATGGCAAGAATCAATTTTTCAAAAGAAGGAAATACACCATTTCAAAAACTATTAGGACACAATAAAGATATTATGTTAAAGTGGTCCGATTTAGAGAATCTTCTTTTCTCTACCAATACATTCACTTCTGAATTAAAAGAACAGGTAAGACGCACTTTGGCATTTAATAATGGCTGTGAATATTGTATGGCTAAAGGTAAGCCATTAAATAACATAAACGATTCAAAAATTTTAGCAGCTACCAAATTTGCAAACTCATTTTCAAAAAATTCTGCAGTTAGTGATGAGGATTTCATCCCTTTAAATAATGAATTTTCTGAAAAAGAAATTTCAGAGCTTATTGCTCTAATATGCTTTATAACAGCTTCTCAAAAATTTGGGGCTGCTCTTAATTTACAACCAAGTTGTTCAATTAATATTTAATAAAAATACCTACTAAAAGTAAATCATTTTCTTTTAGTAGGTATTTTTATATATCATGAAGTTAAATTTTATATTTCTCTAGATCATTTTTAAAGGTTTTTGTAATACCTTTAAAATCAGATATATTATCTATAAGTTTTTTTATCTCATTTGTATAATTTATTACACTAGCACTTACTTCTTCCGATGATGCTGAATTTTCTTCCGCAATGGCTGCTAACGACTCTATACTACCATATACATCAGATATAGAATCAGCTTCAATATTTAACTTGCTTATAGTCTCAATCATAGAAGTTGCTACACTCTGCACTGATTGATTAGCTTCATAGCTAATATTTCGTACAACGTCTAAGTTATTGGTTTCTCTTTCTAACACATCATATTGAACATCTATGTGATCCACTAAGAAACCTATTTCTTTAACAAATTGAGCTAAATTAGAGTTAATATCAAGTACTGCCTCTTTGGACTGTTCAGCAAGTTTTCTTATTGATTCTGCAACAACAGCAAACCCCTTCCCTTGCTCTCCTGCCCTAGCAGCTTCTATGGATGCATTCAACGCTAATAAATTAGTTTGTTCTGCTATTCCTGATACTATAGATACAATATTATTTATATCTTTAGCCCTTCCTTCAAGCTGTGTGCCCTTCTCTTTAACTTCATTAAAACTCTGTAAAGATTTCAAAATATTTTTACTTGCATTTTCAACATTTTCATAGCTATTATTAATCTTAAGCATGGCATCTTCAAGTTCTGATTTATTTTCATTCTCGTTTTCAACTATATTCCTTAAGGCTTCGATGTTTCCATTAAGTGCTTGTACGGCTTTATCTGTATTCTGAGCTTGTGTAACAGCTCCATTTGCAACCTGTTCAACAACGCCACTTATTTCTGTTGAAGTATGATTCATCGAATCAGAAATCTTGTTTATTGTATTTACAAAAGTATTCATTTCATCTGTAACACCTTTAAATCCAACGAAATCTGCCTGAATTACTTTTTTATGTTCCTTAAGTAAATCATAAATTTCTTCAAAGAAATCATTAGTGGTGATTTTTCCATCAATATTGTATTCATTTTTAATTATTCGTTCTATTTCTTCTTTTATTTTTCCTATAGGTGACATCATTAAAGAAACACCTACAAATGTAGCTAAAGCAGATACTAGGCTCCCTATTAAAACCTTTGTAATATCATTTATTCCTAACATTATCAAAAAAACTATAGCTGATATTATAAATGAAAATACTCCTGTCTTTGCCCCAAAACTTTTTATAATACCCAAAGAAAAAACTCTATTAAAAAAGTATTTTTTATTGTAATATATATCTCTTTCAAAAGTAAGTTTTAATTTAAGCTCACTGCTTGTTCTTGATATTTCTTTTATATCTACTTTCTCGTTAAAGTGTTCGCAAGTCCCTTCAAGCATACCTAAAAAATAGTCAAACATTCCTCTAGAAGAATTATAGCTAAAGATAGCTTCCCTACTAGATATTGGTTCTATAGATACCAAAGGTGGCTTCGCTCCTGCAAACTTTTTTGTCATCACTACATGTACATCAAACATGGACTTTAAAAATGAATATACATTGTCATGTTTGAAAAATGCCGGATAATCATGACTAAAAGCTTTTATATTATCTTGTCCAATTTTTCTCCAAAGAGCTCCTACCTCTATATTTTGAGATTTAGCTATGTATGATATTATTTTCTTAACTTCTCCATCGTCTACATTTTCAATAGGTGAAAATATTTTTGTTTTTCCCCAACCTATATAATCCATTGCTTCATTAACAATTGAGTCTCCAAACAACTTTCTATTTGTCTTCATCCATGTTGATACAACGGTCCCTTTCATAAACACATTACCTCCTTTTCTATAACAGTATTTCATTCCATTTATCATATTTCACGTTATTCTATAATATAATTATACACTTATTTGCTTTAGTGAGTAAATATATTACTAGTTAATATATATTATTATTTAATATCTCCATATCTTTATTTTCAATAACTATCGCATCATTTTATTGACACAAAAGAAATAGTATGGTAAATCTAAAATAATTGAAATAAATTAATTCTATACAGTTTAATTACATTTATAAAATTGATTAGATATTGGTATTAACAATATAATTTAAACATTAGATGTTTTCTTATTAGATTTATTGTTACTTATCTAAAGTAGTGAGGTGATTCAGCATTGATATTTTCTAATCTTAATATAAATAAAGATGAACCTATTTATATTCAAATTGAAAGACATATAAAACAAGGCATTAAAAACGGTGAATTAAAAAAAGATAGCAAACTTCCATCTACAAGGGAAGTAAGTAAATTTTTAAATATAAGTAGAAATTCTGTAATTTCAGCCTATGAAGAATTAGAAAGCATAGGAGTAATAACAACAAAAAGAGGGATAGGCACTTTTATCTCCATAGAAAGTGAAAATGAAAGTTATGAATATAATGTAGATTTTTCTAAAAGAATTAACAATTATGGAACTACCTTAAAGAAGTTTGATATCATAAAAAGTGAATTGCCGTATAAGAAGGGAATGATATCATTCAAATCCATTTCCCCTGAAAGTCATCTCTTTAATCTTGATGATTTTAAAAGATCTCTGTTAGATGCTTGGACTTACGAAGAAGCCAATCTATTGAATTACGGTTATGCTAAAGGATATAAGCCGCTAATAGATTATTTTTTAGATTATATGAGAGATAAAAGAGTTGATACTAATAACAAAGATATTTTAGTAACTAATGGATTTACCGAAGCCTTTGATATAGTAATTAGTTCGCTAACAAATAATGGTGATATTATTTTATGTGAAGAACCAACACATAATACAGCTTTAAAAATTATGAAAGCCTATGGACTAAAGATAATTCAAGTAAAAATGGATAAAGAAGGCTTAGATTTAGTATCTCTTGAAAATGCTTTAAGCAAATATAATCCAAAGTTCGGATATTTGATCCCGTCTTACAATAATCCAACTGGAATCGTAACTAAAACTGAAAGAAGAAAGGAAATATATAAACTTTTTAGAAAATATTCTGTTCCTATAATAGAAGATGGCTTTAATGAAGAATTACTCTACTCAAGCTCCCCAATTGATCCAATAGCATCACTATGCGGAACTGGTAATGGAGTCATATATATAGGAAGTCTTTCTAAAATACTGTTCCCCGGTCTTAGAATAGGATGGATATTCGCAGATGATAATCTTATAGAAACTTTAGAAAGTGTAAAACGTGGAAGAAATATTCATTCTTCTTTTTTAGATCAAAGCGCATTTTTCTATTACCTAAAAAGTGGTGCCTTCAGCAGATATGTTAAAAATGTAAGAAAATATTATAGAGATAAATACAATCTTGTACTAGATATGGTTGAAAAATATATTCCATATGAATATATAACTGGTGAGGGTGGCCTTCATGTATTCATAAAGCTAAAGAACAACATAAATGCAAGAACTCTTCTGGAACTCTGCTATAAAGATAATGTATTATTTATGCCTGGTGATATTTTTTATGAAAATTCCAATGACAATGTAGAATTTCACACTAAAACAGATGATAACAAGCCTATTACACATAGAAAGAAAAGCTTAAAAGGTTATGATACTTTTAGAATTGGATTTGGTCGAGTAAGTGATGAAGATATAAAAAAAGGTATTGAAATAATAGGAAAAAATATAAGACTTTTAGATAATTAGCATCTAATTAAAGTAAAAAAATCATTGCCACAAAATTATGGCCAATGATTTTTTTACTTAACACCTATTATAAGAATTTTTATTATATATTTTTTAATGCCTGCAAAGCAGCTATATTTAGTAAACTCCAAGGTTTATTAAAATGTGGTTGGAAGAAGAAATCTGTCATTGCAAGTTCTTCTATAGTCATTTTATTTTGAATTACTACTGATAATGTGTTCATAAATTGTGTTAAATCTAAATTCGAAATTATTTGACCTCCAAGTATTCTTCTACTGTCTTTATCATAAACTAATTTTAATAATGCTTCTTCGTAAGTAGGCATAAACTCTGGTCTATAATTATCTGTAACAGAAACTGCTCCTACATTAAATGATGTTGTATTTTTTGCAACTTCTTCAGTTAATCCTGTAGATGCAATACATTTTTCATATATCTTAATTCCTGATGTACCTTGTGTTCCCATATACTTTAATTTAGGTTCAACTATATTATGAGCAATTAAAGTTCCCATTCTAACTGCATTTGTTGCTAAAGGTATATATCGTGTATCATCAGCCGGATTAAACTTAACAACACAGCAATCTCCTGCTGCAAATACATCTTTTCTACTTGTTTGCATATATTCATCAATCATAATTGCACCATTTTGAAGCGTCTCCAATTTACCTTTTACAAGAGCAGTGCTTGGTGCAAATCCAATGCATAATATAACTAAATCTGCCTCATATTCATTATTATCAGTCACTACATGTGAAACTTTATCATTCTCTCCCTTGAACAATTTAACTTTTTCCCCTAAAACTAGGTTTATTCCATGATCTCTAAATTCCTTTTCTGCAATATCAGTAAATTCTTTGTCCAAGTACTTAGACATTATTCTCTCTTCAGCGTCTATTAATGTAACATTTTTATTCTGAATTTTGAAAGCTTCTGCAAGTTCCACACCGATGTATCCGCCACCAATTACAACTACATTCTTTGCATCACTGCGTCTAGCTTCAATTTCTTTTGCATGATTATAGTTTTTACATAATAAAATATTTTGTAAATTTCCACCTTCAAACTTAGGTATTATTGGCCAAGATCCTAATGTTAAAACTAACTTCTCATAACTATCTTCAAATATCTCATCATTTTCTAAATTCTTAACTTTAACAATTTTATTATCAAAGTCGATATCTAAAACATCATGTTTCATCTTTGTTTTAACTCCTAAAGAGCTCAAATTATCTGGTGAATTATAAAATAATTTTTCTGTTTCAGTAACTATTCCTCCTATACTTAACGCAATTCCACAAGAAAGAAATGATATATTATCGTTTCTTTCATAAACTACGACATCACTATCTGGGTATAATTCCTTTAAATTAACAATAGCAGCTGTTCCTGCATGTGTGCATCCAATTACAATAACCTTCATATCATATCCTCCTGAAATCTTTTAATAATTTTTACTTACAAATAATAATTATTAATTAATAATATTATATATCTTTATCCCAAAAAAATAAAGAATTTTTCTTCAAAAATACAATCATTCTCTAATATCTATTTTGCAATTAAATCTCTACATTCTGTAATTACTATCACTTAGTGTGATAAAAGTTTTATTATGTAGATTTATCATTGAGCATATATATATTATTAATTATTTGTTTATGATATATTTTATACTGCCTATTGAATAATATACTTAATACACTTAAAAGCCTTATTCTATCTTTTTAAAGTTCAATTTTTCCATTACAAGATCCATTTTTTTTATATCAATAGGCTTTGTCGCATATACTTCACAACCATTGTTAAAAATACTTTTGACTAAGTCCGCATCATTTAGAGCTGTTGTCATTATTATTTTTACTTTTTTATTATTCTCAATATTTTTTTGCTTCTCTATTTCTCGAATAGTCTTTAGAACCTTTACTCCATCTACCTTTGGCATCATTATATCTAAGCACACCAAATCATAAGCTTCTCCTTCATCTAATGCAATTAAATAGGCATCTAATCCTTCCATTCCATCAAGTGTGATATCACACTCACCATACTTGGACATAAATTTAAACAAAAGCTTTCTACTTGAAAGATCATCTTCTACTATTAAAATTTTCACTGTTAAGCCCCCTTATAAAATATATAGTATAAAACTTATAAACTATTTGTAATTTTCTCGTAGTTATTTTTAATTCCCAACTCATCTTTCTTTCTTGCCGCAAGTTCAATTTTAAATGCTAAAATCTTAATATTATTCAAACTATTTTCTTCACAATATTCTTTTATTTCATGAGCTATATTTTCAATCTTAATGTAATCTTCTAGCGTTTTTTCTTTAATAAAATATCTCTCCATGCTATATAACCATTTTAACAACGTCTCCTTAATCTCTTTATCAACTATAATAAAATTATTATTATATGTAGTATTTCTTAAGAATAGTTGAATGGTGCTTTTTGCCTCTAAGTCGATGTTCTTTAGAGTCCTTTCTAAAATTTTTTTAAGTTTATTTATATCTATTGGTTTTGAAATATAGTCATCCATGCCTTGTGATAAAAATCTTTCTCGATCTCCCTTCAAAGCATAGGCCGTCATCGCTACAATAGGAATATGCCCTCCTGTTTTTATTTCATTTTTTCTAATTATCCTAACAGTTTCACTTCCATCTAATTCAGGCAATTGTACATCCATTAGAATTAAATCAAATCTGTAATTTTCAATAAATTTCAAAGCTTCAACTCCATTTGATGCAATCTTTATATTAATATATCCCAGCTCTTTCAACACTTTTTTAATCACTATCTGATTGATCTTATCATCTTCTACTACGAGAATTTTTTCACTCTTAGAATTTTCATCATTTATTTTTTGATGATCTAATTCTCCAATATCATTCATTGCCTTTTCTAATTTAATAGCAAAGTAAAATTTACTTCCAACTCCTTTTTCACTCTCTACTTCTATATTCCCGCCCATTAATTCTACAAGTTTTTTGGATATAGAAAGTCCAAGTCCCGTTCCTCCATATTTTCTTGTTATAGATCCATCAACCTGACTAAAACTCTTAAAAAGGTGTTGCATCTCATCTCTGCTAATTCCAATCCCTACATCTTCGACCACAAACTGAATTTCATATTGATTTTTACTTTTGTTTATCTTTCTTACTTTTATAATTACAAATCCAGATTCTGTGAATTTTACAGCATTAGAAACTAAATTATTTAATACTTGCTCAAGTCTATATACATCTCCAACTAAAACTTGCGGAATATTCTCATCAATCGTATAGTGAAGTTGTATATACTTTTCATTAGCCTTTGGCAAGTTAGTATATATTACATTTTTAATAAGAACTTGTATATTAAAATTCACATTCTCAATCAAGACTTTCTCTGCTTCAATTTTTGACAAATCTAAAATATTATTTATTAATGATAATAACGAATGAGCACAACTTTTTACAATACTCAGATTTTCTTTTTGCTCTTCTGTAAGATTAGTTGAAAGCGTCAAATCTGTCATACCTATTATTCCATTCAATGGAGTTCTTATTTCATGACTCATATTTGCTAGAAACTCACTTTTAGCTCTATTGGCCGCCTCTGCTGCTTCTTTAAGTTTGAAAAGTTCTTCTTTTGTCAGTGCTCGGTCAAACTTATACATATTTTCTCTTTCATTCCCCACAATATTCCCCAACCTTTCCCTTTAGATATATTAACTCCTGTTAATACTATCCTTATTTTAGAGGAATAAACCGCTTATCTTATCTCATTCTATATAATTAAGGTAGGAAGCAAAATAAAAATTTCTCTTAATTTTCTCTTCCTACCTTTATCTTTGTAGATTAGTATTTACCAAATTCACTATCACTTAGTTTTATTCTTTTTTTATTTGAAGTAACTGCCACTTCTTTATCTAGCGAGTTGTCTCCAATATCATACGATTGTCTCAATATATAGTTCTTACTATTTTTGCTTACTCTCCCTCTCGAATTATCATTTTTAAGTTTAAAACTAGAAACTAAATCTTTAAGCAGTTCTGATTGACTTGAAAGTTCCTCACTAGCTGCCGCACTTTCTTCAGCTGTTGCTGAGTTTGTTTGAACAACTTGTGATACTTGCTCTATTCCTAAATTTACTTGTGATATTCCAGTAGCCTGTTCATCTGAAGACGCTGCTATTTCTGATACAAGAGTCGCTGCTTTAGATACCCCATCAACTATTTCGTATAAAGCTTTTGCTGTATTATTAGCAATTTCAGTTCCATTTTCCGATTTCTTTATAGAACCTTCAATAAGAGCTGTTGTTTCTTTCGCTGCATTTGCACTCCTAGCTGCTAGATTTCTAACTTCTTCAGCAACTACTGCAAAGCCTTTTCCATGTTGTCCTGCCCTTGCGGCCTCAACTGCTGCATTTAGCGCAAGTATATTGGTCTGAAATGCTATTTCATCTATTACCTTTATAATTTTTGAAATATTCGCTGAAGATTCATTTATTTCACTCATAGATTTAAGCATTTCATTCATATGCCTACTTCCTTGTTCTGCATTTACTTTTACTTCAAGAGCTAACTCCTTAGCCTGATTCGCATTAAAAGCATTTTCCTTAGTTTGTGCTGCAATTTCGGTTATTGACGATGTCAATTGTTCTATCGCACTTGCTTGCTCTGTAGCTCCCTGTGATAATAACTGACTACCGTCTGAAACCTGGCTCGCACCTGTATAAACTTGTTCTGACACATTATTTATTTCACTAAGAACTGAATTTAATGAATCTATTATTGTATTTAGAGAAATTGATATGCTATTAAAATTACCATGAAACTCTTTTGCATTTTCAATATTGAGATTACCTTGTGAAATTTGTCCTATTATATCAGAAATCTCTCCAACAACACGTTTTAATCCATTTTCAGTCTCATTGACAGCTTTAGCTAGAATTCCGAATTCCCCTTTATAATTTTCACTTACTGGAACATCAAGGTTCCCTTTAGATATTTCACTCATAACACTTGTAACTTCCTTAATTGGTTCTACCATAGCTCCAATCAATTGATTTACGCCCTCTACAACCTGTTTAAAGTCTCCACTGTGCTTTGTTTCATCTGCTCTTATATCTAATTTTCCTTCTATCGCAGCATTTGACAGCATTTTGGCATCAAATATAAGATTATCTATTGCACTCTTAACATCTTTTAAACTATTAGATATTCCTTCAAATTGTCGGCTAACTTCATCAGTAAATTGATCTGCTTCTTTAATTTTTAAGTCAAAATTAGTATTTCCACATGCCAAAAGCTTTAGATTTCCCTCAAGTCTCTTAACTTCACCCTTTGTATAATCGCTTACCCTAATGATAGGTGTTAAATCCGTTACAACTTCCACATATCCTACATTCTCACCATTTTTATTCTTTAAGTAAGACGTATCTTGCTTATTGCTCATGCCACACCATTCAAAGAAACTTTCTGATTTTCCCTTATGTAGCTGTTTTATACCACATTTTTCAGTATTACATATATTAGCCCCCGCATGACTACACGCCAAACCGTAACCAGATTTTCGATCTCTAATGACACCTTGATTAATCATTAAATTTTCAAATGACTTGTTCATATACGTCCAATTCATATCATTGTCTGTAACGTGAATTGGGAAAGGTATAGCATCTATAATAGCCTCATACCAAACAGCCTTATCTACTACAGTATCTAAAGTTCCATTTACTCCATCTATTACTTTTCTGAAATCTCCTTCATGTTTTCCTGCATCAGCTCTTGTTTCAAACTTTCCTTCTATTGCCGAATTTGATAACATATTTACATCTGTCACAAGCATCCTTACATTTTCTACCACCTTATTTAATGCAGGAGCTATTTCATCTTTTTCATCTTTCGCAACTATATTAATATCCATGTTACCTTTAGCTATTTTATTCATAGCCCCTATAACATCATTCTGTAATGTCGTAGAAAACGAGTCCATAACTTTAGCCATTTGTCCTATTTCATCGTTAGTTGATATGTCTACCCTTTCACCAAGATGTCCTTTACTCATTTCACCAAGAATAGTTAATACTTTATTTATTGGTCTACTAATTAATCCCGATATTATAATTCCAAATACTAAGGCAATAACTATTCCCATAGAAATTACTACAAGCATTATAATAATTGCACTACTCGCAGCTTTTGAATTAATGTCAGCCTTCACTTTACCTTCTGCTTCTTTTAGCTCAATAAGTTTGGTAGCTGAATTATCAATATTACTAGAGAATATGCCCGCATCACCATTCATGATACCTACAGCCTCTGTATCCTTATTTTGCAACGCAAAATCAATAAATTTATCTCTAAGTGGTCTGTATTTATCCATATTTACTTTTAAATTATTATATTCATTAACTAATTCTTGATCTTTAAGGGTGAGCTTAAGCTCTTCCATAGCTTTATCTATTTCTTCATCATTTTTAGATATTATGTTCTTACTTTCATTATTTTTATATGTATCAGTTTCAATTAACAAAGTTCTGCACAATACCTTATTTTTTTGTAAATTTACTTGTATAGTACTGGCAAAACTAATAGCTTTTGTGTTGTCTTCATATAGATCACTATCTAATTTACTGATTTTTTGTAAATTAAAAATCCCCACCGATCCTACAATTCCCATTAATATAACAATTCCTAAAAACGCCGTTAAAATTTTACTCCTTATCTTTAAATTCAAAAACCACTTCATATTCTTTACCTCTCATCTTCTTCAAATTTTATCTGAACGTAATTTCATTAAAACTTACTTAATATGCTCTTATAATTGTTAACTTTCTCCATTTCCTAATTCTTCTATTTCATCATCTTCTAAAAGCCTATTACAATCTATAAGAAGCCTTACTTCATTCTGAATCTTTCCAATACCCTTTATATAACTATTTGAATTGTGTTTCTCTAAATTTACTTTTGGAGGAGGAGAAATATTACTTTCATCAATATTGGCAACCTCTATAACTTTATCTATTATTAAACCGATATCTATATTTTCAATTTCAACTACAATAATGCATGTCCTATCGTCATATTCTTTTTCCTCTTTTTTCAGTTTAATCCTGACATCCATCACTGGTATTATTTTTCCTCTTAGATTTATTACACCTTTAATATACTTAGGTAATTCCGGCACCTCTGTTATTGGCTCAACTCCTATTATTTCTATTACATATTTAATATCAATTCCATAGCACTCTTGACCGATCGAAAATATTAGGTATTTATCCTTTTGAGTATCTTCTTCATTTTCAATCATTACATCCACTAACTCTGACATTCTAATCCTCCCATAACGCAATTTTATAAGTTAACAATTTCAGATATATCTAATATTAAGCTTATAGTTGCATCTCCCAATAATGAACAACCACTTATTGCTTTCACCTTTTTTATATATTCTGGAAGTGCCTTAATAACAACTTGTTGCTCTCCAATAAGTTCATCTGCGAAAATACATTTTGCTTTACCTTGATCTTCAACCATAATTACAATACCATCTTCTATATTTACTACATTAGTTTTTATATTATAGAACTCATGAAGCTTTAATATAGAATAACATTCTCCTCTTATTAATATCATTTCATTATTATCTATATCTCTTATAATATCTTCCTTTTTTATAATGAATGATTGCCTTATTGAAGTAACAGGAATAGTAAAAACTGATTTTCCTACCTTTATTGTCATGCCATCAATAATCGCAAGAGTTAATGGAATTTTTATAGAAGTTGTTGTTTCTTCACCAGGTATACTATCGACTGTCACAATCCCCCTGATTTTTTCAATCTCCTTTGTAACCACATCCATTCCAACCCCACGTCCTGAAAATTCTGTAACATTTTCCTTGGTTGAGAAACCAGGTAGAAAAATCATTGAATATATCTCTCTATCTGTCAAATCGTTTTCCTTTACTTTTAGTAGTCCATTATCTTTTGCCTTTTTTAATATCTTATCTTTATTAAGGCCTTTACCATTATCTTTTATAATAATCCAAACTTCTCCACCAGTGTTTTTAGCCTCAATAGTTATTTTTCCAATTGAAGGTTTCCCATTTACTAACCTCTCTTCTTTGGTTTCTATTCCATGGTCCATTGAATTTCTTACTATATGCATTAATGGATCACCTATATGCTCAATTATATTTTTATCTACTTCTGTCTCTTGTCCTATTATTTCAAGTTCTACTTCCTTATTCAATTTCTTACACATATCTCTAACTATTCTATTCATTTTAGTTAATGTCGGGGCAAGTGATACCATTCTTATTGACATAACAACATCTTGAAGATCAGAAAGCCTTTTTCTATGCTGCCTCGCTGCCTTATTAAAACTATCCAATTGCAATTCAGATATTTCTGGATTTTTAGTTACCATCGCTTCTGAAATAACTAATTCTCCTACTAAATCCATTAACTTATCTAATTTATTTACATCTACGCTAATTAAACTTTGTTTATACGATAAGCTTTTAGAAGCTACTTTCTCATTGTCATTTGTATCATTAACTATATTATTAATTGACTTTATAATATCTTCTTGTGGTTTTTCGTTCTTCTTACTAAATTGCTCACTGAATTCAATTTCACTATAAAATTTGTTTATATCAACATTATTCAAAAAAGCATTTTCCATCAAAAGTGTTCTAATATCCTCAATACTTTGATTTGTCTTGAAAAATATTTTAAATCCCTGCTTCTTTATAATTTCACACGTATCATTATTTTCAATAATATCTTCAGGATAATAATATGAAACTTCAGAAATCTCTTTAAGCTGATGCACAACAGTAAAGCATCTTATATTCTCCATATCACATTCTTCATCAAAAAACAAAGTAGCACTAAATAAATTAAGGTTCGAATTTACCCTATCAGTGCTTAAGTAATATTTTTGTTCTACATCTTCCTCACTTACTAATTCATCTGACCCGCCATTTCCCGAATCTTCTGAATTTTCATCGTATGTTTTAAGGAGTTTTAAAAACCCCTTAACTTTCTCTATAAATAAAGTAAAATCTCCATCTGTGTCTTTATTATTATTTATTTTTTCTGTTTCTATTTTTATTAAATCGCTTCCTTCTAAAACTAAATCTGTAAGTTTTGAATAATCTATTTTCCCTGGCTTTGATTCTCTAATAAAATAGAATAAATCTTCTATAGTGTGAGAAAGATTAGAAATGTTATCAAACATCATCATCCCAGAAGAACCTTTAATTGTGTG encodes the following:
- a CDS encoding chemotaxis protein CheA; its protein translation is MDTREPMLEMFIFETFDMIEQLQQLIIDSEKNKRLETEAINEIFRIMHTIKGSSGMMMFDNISNLSHTIEDLFYFIRESKPGKIDYSKLTDLVLEGSDLIKIETEKINNNKDTDGDFTLFIEKVKGFLKLLKTYDENSEDSGNGGSDELVSEEDVEQKYYLSTDRVNSNLNLFSATLFFDEECDMENIRCFTVVHQLKEISEVSYYYPEDIIENNDTCEIIKKQGFKIFFKTNQSIEDIRTLLMENAFLNNVDINKFYSEIEFSEQFSKKNEKPQEDIIKSINNIVNDTNDNEKVASKSLSYKQSLISVDVNKLDKLMDLVGELVISEAMVTKNPEISELQLDSFNKAARQHRKRLSDLQDVVMSIRMVSLAPTLTKMNRIVRDMCKKLNKEVELEIIGQETEVDKNIIEHIGDPLMHIVRNSMDHGIETKEERLVNGKPSIGKITIEAKNTGGEVWIIIKDNGKGLNKDKILKKAKDNGLLKVKENDLTDREIYSMIFLPGFSTKENVTEFSGRGVGMDVVTKEIEKIRGIVTVDSIPGEETTTSIKIPLTLAIIDGMTIKVGKSVFTIPVTSIRQSFIIKKEDIIRDIDNNEMILIRGECYSILKLHEFYNIKTNVVNIEDGIVIMVEDQGKAKCIFADELIGEQQVVIKALPEYIKKVKAISGCSLLGDATISLILDISEIVNL